Proteins encoded in a region of the Phacochoerus africanus isolate WHEZ1 chromosome 8, ROS_Pafr_v1, whole genome shotgun sequence genome:
- the SLC2A1 gene encoding solute carrier family 2, facilitated glucose transporter member 1 isoform X1, whose translation MEPSSKKLTGRLMLAVGGAVLGSLQFGYNTGVINAPQKVIEEFYNQTWLHRYGESISPATLTTLWSLSVAIFSVGGMIGSFSVGLFVNRFGRRNSMLMMNLLAFISAVLMGFSKLGKSFEMLILGRFIIGVYCGLTTGFVPMYVGEVSPTALRGALGTLHQLGIVVGILIAQVFGLDSIMGNEELWPLLLSVIFIPALLQCVLLPFCPESPRFLLINRNEENRAKSVLKKLRGTADVTRDLQEMKEESRQMMREKKVTILELFRSAAYRQPILIAVVLQLSQQLSGINAVFYYSTSIFEKAGVQQPVYATIGSGIVNTAFTVVSLFVVERAGRRTLHLIGLAGMAGCAVLMTIALALLEQLPWMSYLSIVAIFGFVAFFEVGPGPIPWFIVAELFSQGPRPAAIAVAGFSNWTSNFIVGMCFQYVEQLCGPYVFIIFTVLLILFFIFTYFKVPETKGRTFDEIASGFRQGGASQSDKTPEELFHPLGADSQV comes from the exons ATGGAGCCCAGCAGCAAG aagCTGACGGGCCGCCTCATGCTGGCCGTGGGAGGGGCAGTGCTCGGCTCCCTGCAGTTTGGCTACAATACTGGAGTCATCAATGCCCCCCAGAAG GTGATTGAGGAATTCTACAACCAGACGTGGCTCCACCGCTATGGGGAGAGCATCTCGCCCGCCACGCTGACCACACTCTGGTCCCTCTCCGTGGCCATCTTCTCCGTCGGGGGCATGATCGGCTCCTTCTCTGTGGGCCTGTTTGTGAACCGCTTTGGCCG GCGGAATTCCATGCTGATGATGAACCTGCTGGCCTTCATATCTGCTGTGCTCATGGGCTTCTCCAAACTGGGCAAATCCTTTGAGATGCTGATCCTGGGTCGCTTCATCATCGGTGTGTACTGCGGCCTGACCACGGGCTTCGTGCCCATGTATGTGGGGGAGGTGTCCCCGACGGCCCTTCGAGGGGCCCTGGGCACCCTGCACCAGCTGGGCATCGTCGTCGGCATCCTCATCGCCCAG GTATTTGGCCTGGACTCCATCATGGGCAACGAGGAGCTGTGGCCCCTGCTCCTGAGCGTCATCTTCATCCCGGCCCTGCTGCAGTGCGTCCTGCTGCCCTTCTGCCCCGAGAGCCCCCGCTTCCTGCTCATCAACCGCAATGAGGAGAACCGGGCCAAGAGCG TGCTGAAGAAGCTGCGCGGAACGGCAGACGTGACCCGGGACCTGCAGGAGATGAAGGAGGAGAGCCGGCAGATGATGCGGGAGAAGAAGGTCACCATCCTGGAGCTGTTCCGCTCGGCCGCCTACCGCCAGCCCATCCTCATCGCCGTGGTGCTGCAGCTGTCCCAGCAGCTGTCGGGCATCAACGCG GTTTTCTATTACTCCACAAGCATCTTCGAGAAGGCGGGCGTGCAGCAGCCTGTGTATGCCACCATCGGCTCCGGCATCGTCAACACGGCCTTCACTGTCGTGTCG CTGTTCGTGGTGGAACGAGCCGGCCGGCGGACCCTGCACCTCATAGGCCTGGCTGGCATGGCGGGCTGCGCGGTGCTCATGACCATCGCCTTGGCACTGCTG GAGCAGCTGCCCTGGATGTCCTACCTGAGCATCGTGGCCATCTTTGGCTTCGTGGCCTTCTTTGAAGTGGGCCCTGGCCCCATCCCATGGTTCATTGTGGCCGAACTCTTCAGCCAGGGCCCTCGCCCGGCTGCCATTGCCGTCGCTGGCTTCTCCAACTGGACCTCGAATTTCATTGTGGGCATGTGCTTCCAGTATGTGGAG CAACTGTGCGGCCCCTACGTCTTCATCATCTTCACGGTGCTCCTGATCCTGTTTTTCATCTTCACCTACTTCAAAGTTCCCGAGACCAAAGGACGGACCTTCGACGAGATTGCTTCCGGCTTCCGGCAGGGGGGAGCGAGCCAAAGTGACAAG
- the SLC2A1 gene encoding solute carrier family 2, facilitated glucose transporter member 1 isoform X2 — MLAVGGAVLGSLQFGYNTGVINAPQKVIEEFYNQTWLHRYGESISPATLTTLWSLSVAIFSVGGMIGSFSVGLFVNRFGRRNSMLMMNLLAFISAVLMGFSKLGKSFEMLILGRFIIGVYCGLTTGFVPMYVGEVSPTALRGALGTLHQLGIVVGILIAQVFGLDSIMGNEELWPLLLSVIFIPALLQCVLLPFCPESPRFLLINRNEENRAKSVLKKLRGTADVTRDLQEMKEESRQMMREKKVTILELFRSAAYRQPILIAVVLQLSQQLSGINAVFYYSTSIFEKAGVQQPVYATIGSGIVNTAFTVVSLFVVERAGRRTLHLIGLAGMAGCAVLMTIALALLEQLPWMSYLSIVAIFGFVAFFEVGPGPIPWFIVAELFSQGPRPAAIAVAGFSNWTSNFIVGMCFQYVEQLCGPYVFIIFTVLLILFFIFTYFKVPETKGRTFDEIASGFRQGGASQSDKTPEELFHPLGADSQV, encoded by the exons ATGCTGGCCGTGGGAGGGGCAGTGCTCGGCTCCCTGCAGTTTGGCTACAATACTGGAGTCATCAATGCCCCCCAGAAG GTGATTGAGGAATTCTACAACCAGACGTGGCTCCACCGCTATGGGGAGAGCATCTCGCCCGCCACGCTGACCACACTCTGGTCCCTCTCCGTGGCCATCTTCTCCGTCGGGGGCATGATCGGCTCCTTCTCTGTGGGCCTGTTTGTGAACCGCTTTGGCCG GCGGAATTCCATGCTGATGATGAACCTGCTGGCCTTCATATCTGCTGTGCTCATGGGCTTCTCCAAACTGGGCAAATCCTTTGAGATGCTGATCCTGGGTCGCTTCATCATCGGTGTGTACTGCGGCCTGACCACGGGCTTCGTGCCCATGTATGTGGGGGAGGTGTCCCCGACGGCCCTTCGAGGGGCCCTGGGCACCCTGCACCAGCTGGGCATCGTCGTCGGCATCCTCATCGCCCAG GTATTTGGCCTGGACTCCATCATGGGCAACGAGGAGCTGTGGCCCCTGCTCCTGAGCGTCATCTTCATCCCGGCCCTGCTGCAGTGCGTCCTGCTGCCCTTCTGCCCCGAGAGCCCCCGCTTCCTGCTCATCAACCGCAATGAGGAGAACCGGGCCAAGAGCG TGCTGAAGAAGCTGCGCGGAACGGCAGACGTGACCCGGGACCTGCAGGAGATGAAGGAGGAGAGCCGGCAGATGATGCGGGAGAAGAAGGTCACCATCCTGGAGCTGTTCCGCTCGGCCGCCTACCGCCAGCCCATCCTCATCGCCGTGGTGCTGCAGCTGTCCCAGCAGCTGTCGGGCATCAACGCG GTTTTCTATTACTCCACAAGCATCTTCGAGAAGGCGGGCGTGCAGCAGCCTGTGTATGCCACCATCGGCTCCGGCATCGTCAACACGGCCTTCACTGTCGTGTCG CTGTTCGTGGTGGAACGAGCCGGCCGGCGGACCCTGCACCTCATAGGCCTGGCTGGCATGGCGGGCTGCGCGGTGCTCATGACCATCGCCTTGGCACTGCTG GAGCAGCTGCCCTGGATGTCCTACCTGAGCATCGTGGCCATCTTTGGCTTCGTGGCCTTCTTTGAAGTGGGCCCTGGCCCCATCCCATGGTTCATTGTGGCCGAACTCTTCAGCCAGGGCCCTCGCCCGGCTGCCATTGCCGTCGCTGGCTTCTCCAACTGGACCTCGAATTTCATTGTGGGCATGTGCTTCCAGTATGTGGAG CAACTGTGCGGCCCCTACGTCTTCATCATCTTCACGGTGCTCCTGATCCTGTTTTTCATCTTCACCTACTTCAAAGTTCCCGAGACCAAAGGACGGACCTTCGACGAGATTGCTTCCGGCTTCCGGCAGGGGGGAGCGAGCCAAAGTGACAAG